The Desulfobacterales bacterium genome contains the following window.
ATTTCCCCTTGAATTTCACCACGATAAAATCAAAGTTTTTAGCCAGCACTTTCAGCCCTTCCGGGTCGGTTTCCTTGAGAACTTCGGCCATAAATTCCAGATGCTCCAGAAAGAGTTTGGGCCGGTCGATGTTCTGCCTTTCATTAGCTTGGGCCAGGTGCGCCTGCTCAATCGCTTCCCAGGTTCTGACCAGGGACCCCAGCTTGGAGAGCGCGTCCATCGAGGGCGCTGAGATGCTCCCCTTTTCGGATTCTTCGGCAAACTTGAGTTCACGTTCAAATAAATCCCGCAGCCGCTGAATGTTGCCACGTTTCTGCTGGCGCATCTTGTCCCAGCCGTCGATATCTTCGCCGGGAATAAGGCTTTCTGACTTCCAGCGCCGCAACGTCGTATCGCTGATATCAAGACGCGCGGATATGTCCGTGAGACTCGCGCCGTCGGCATACAGCTTCATGGCCAGCGGCTCTTTGGCGGCCCGGTCGCCTTTTGCACCCATTAGCTTCCCAGCTCCCTATTGAGACGTTCGATATCGCTGCGGATCGAGAGCAGCTCACCCCAGGAAACCTCAAGGTCGCTCCAGATTGTTGCAAGCTGGGGGATGTCAATCGCCTCGATCTCACGGTGCAGCGCGGTGTTTAAGCCCTCACGCAGCATGCGGGATAGCGCCTCAAATTTATTTCTGAGCCGCATCTGCGCGCTTTCGCACTCAGCCAACCGGCCGCGCAGGGCGGCACGCTCCAGATTAATTGCCATCGTCAGTCCTTCCTCCGGCTATTTTTTTCAGCCGGACCTGGGGGCAATACTGGTTGGTTCGAACGTCCGCGATCAATGTCGTCAGGGTCTGAGTATTAAGCATCACGACATCCTTGAGATCGCCGGCAATGCTGTTATAATCCTCCACCAGGCGCACATTGCTCTCGTATTTTCGCCGGTAGGAATAGGCCAGCATCACGGCCAGCAGCCACGGGCCGATAAAAAACAGAAAAATTAAAACTCCAAACGGCCAGCCGCTTAGCCGCGAGATCATAGTCAGCAATGCCGACAACGCCGCAATCTGCTCGGGGCTCATGCATCCTCCTTTTTGTCAGCGCCCGATCTTATATATGGTCCGGGACC
Protein-coding sequences here:
- a CDS encoding DUF1804 family protein, which codes for MGAKGDRAAKEPLAMKLYADGASLTDISARLDISDTTLRRWKSESLIPGEDIDGWDKMRQQKRGNIQRLRDLFERELKFAEESEKGSISAPSMDALSKLGSLVRTWEAIEQAHLAQANERQNIDRPKLFLEHLEFMAEVLKETDPEGLKVLAKNFDFIVVKFKGKYAQAA